The genome window TTGAGCTTTACTTCCTTGTCTTTTACGAGCCAAGTAGGTAACTACAGTTTGATGAACTAGAGATTCATTAAACGATACGTTAAAAACTTTCTCAGATAATACATGTATTTCATTAGTATCCTGTAATATCAATTCCATACTCCATACTCCTTTATTTTTCCTTAACAGAAGGTTTTAAAACTATGTCACTTCCAACATAACCAGGAATAGATCCTTTAATTAACATTATTTTTTTAATATCATCTATTTTAATAATGCTCAAATTTTGAATGGTAATACATGTATTACCTAAATGACCGGACATTTTTTTACCCTTAAAAACATGTCCCGGAGTTTGATTTTGACCAATCGAACCTGGAACACGATGAGATAAAGAATTTCCATGAGTAGCATCTTGCATTCTAAAATTCCAGCGTTTAACCGTCCCAGAAAATCCTTTTCCTTTTGAAACACCAGTTACATCCACCCGTTTCACATTACTAAATGAATTAATAGTTATTCTTTGACCACATTTAAATCGCAATACCTTTTTACACCTAAATTCCCATAAACCTCTACCTACAGAAGCCTTGTATTTTAAAAAATGACCTTTTTCTGGTTTCAGAATATTATTTTTTTTTTTTATTCCTGTAGTTACTTGAATAGATTCATAATTATCTGTTTTTAATGATTTAATCTGTACTACAAAATTATCTAAAACTTCTATTAAAGTTACTGGTATGGATAAACTATCCTTTGTAAAAATACGCGTAATTCCTAATTTTTTTCCTACTAAACCTATCATTTCTTATTTACCTTTATTAATTAATAAATAAAATTACATACTAAATTACTTTTAACCTAAACTAATTTGTACATCTACACCAGCAGCAAGATCTAATCGCATTAAAGCATCTACAGTTTTTTCAGTTGGCTGCACAATATCAATTAATCGTTTGTGAGTTCTGATTTCATATTGATCACGAGCATCTTTGTTAACATGTGGCGATATTAAAATAGTAAACCTTTCCTTTTTTGTAGGTAAAGGAATAGGACCTAAAACTTTAGCTCCAGTACGTTTTGCTGTATCTACAATTTCTATTGTAGACTGATCAATTAAACGATAATCAAAAGCCTTTAAACGAATACGAATTCTTTGATTCTGCATAAATACAGAACTCCTTTATTTAAATAAAACTTATCCCTATAAACTTCACTTAAAAAAATCAACATATTTATAAGTATAAATGATTCATTATAAAAAACAGGTTTAAAAATTTTACATACAACATAAAATAATAATTTTTAAAAGTAATTAAAATTAAGTTTCTACTTATATTTTTAATATGTCAAGAAAAGAGATAAAGCTCTATTCTTGACAAAACATAAAAACATTGATATATAATAAAATTTATATTAATATTATGCAATAACTTTTATAACTACACCCGCTCCAACTGTTCTACCTCCTTCTCGAATTGCAAAACGTAATCCTTCAGACATAGCAATAGGATGTATTAAAGTTACTGTCATTTTTATGTTATCACCAGGCATAACCATTTCTACATTCTCTGGTAATTCAATTGATCCGGTAACATCTGTAGTACGAAAATAAAATTGAGGACGATATCCTTTAAAAAAAGGAGTATGTCTTCCTCCTTCTTCTTTAGATAATACATATACTTCAGATTCAAATTTTAAATGAGGATGAATAGTGCCAGGTTTAGATAGAACTTGTCCGCGTTCAATATCATCACGTTTTGTTCCTCTCAATAAAATACCAACATTTTCTCCAGCACGACCTTCATCTAATAATTTACGAAACATTTCTACACCTGTACATATTGTTTTAACTGTCGGTTTAATTCCTACAATT of Buchnera aphidicola (Cinara splendens) contains these proteins:
- the rplC gene encoding 50S ribosomal protein L3, with translation MIGLVGKKLGITRIFTKDSLSIPVTLIEVLDNFVVQIKSLKTDNYESIQVTTGIKKKNNILKPEKGHFLKYKASVGRGLWEFRCKKVLRFKCGQRITINSFSNVKRVDVTGVSKGKGFSGTVKRWNFRMQDATHGNSLSHRVPGSIGQNQTPGHVFKGKKMSGHLGNTCITIQNLSIIKIDDIKKIMLIKGSIPGYVGSDIVLKPSVKEK
- the rpsJ gene encoding 30S ribosomal protein S10: MQNQRIRIRLKAFDYRLIDQSTIEIVDTAKRTGAKVLGPIPLPTKKERFTILISPHVNKDARDQYEIRTHKRLIDIVQPTEKTVDALMRLDLAAGVDVQISLG